The Xanthomonas sp. CFBP 8443 genome has a window encoding:
- the murJ gene encoding murein biosynthesis integral membrane protein MurJ, producing MLRGLLSFSSMTMVSRVLGLVRDQAITISFGANATTDAFWVAFRIPNFLRRLFAEGSFATAFVPVFTEVKETRPHADLRALMSRVSGTLGGILLLVTALGLIFTPQVALVFNPGASDDPAKFGLIVDLLRLTFPFLLFVSLTALAGGALNSFNRFGLPALTPVILNLCMIAGALWLAPKLEVPILAMGWAVLVAGLLQLLFQLPALRGIDLLTLPRWGWRHPDVRRVLTLMVPTLFGSSIAQINLLLDTVIASFLFAGSQSWLSQADRFLELPLGVFGVALGTVILPALSRHHVKTDHAGFSNALDWGLRTTLLIAVPAMLGLMLLSQPLVATLFQYGKFTALDTRMAAMSVFGLSFGLPAFALLKVLLPAFYSRQDTRTPVRAGVVALVANMVLNLLFLAILYQLWVPAELRAQGVRAALEAVPGLHLALGLASAVASYINLSLLWRWLRRAEVYRPRPGWAGYLLRLGLACTAMAAVLALGLHWLPGFTTMDKWHRIGSLLALVGGGGAVYLLALLALGFRPRDLREH from the coding sequence ATGCTCCGCGGGCTACTCTCGTTCAGCAGCATGACCATGGTCTCGCGCGTGCTGGGGCTGGTACGCGATCAGGCTATCACCATTTCGTTCGGCGCCAACGCGACCACCGACGCTTTCTGGGTCGCGTTCCGCATTCCCAACTTCCTGCGCCGGCTGTTCGCCGAAGGCTCGTTCGCCACCGCGTTCGTGCCGGTGTTCACCGAGGTCAAGGAAACCCGGCCGCATGCCGACCTGCGCGCGCTGATGTCGCGGGTGTCCGGCACCCTGGGCGGGATCCTGCTGCTGGTCACCGCGCTGGGGCTGATCTTCACCCCGCAGGTGGCGCTGGTGTTCAATCCCGGCGCCAGCGACGACCCGGCCAAGTTCGGGCTGATCGTGGATCTGCTGCGGCTGACCTTCCCGTTCCTGCTGTTCGTGTCGCTGACCGCGCTGGCCGGCGGTGCGCTGAACAGTTTCAACCGCTTCGGCCTGCCGGCGCTGACCCCGGTGATCCTCAACCTGTGCATGATCGCCGGCGCGCTGTGGCTGGCGCCGAAGCTGGAGGTGCCGATCCTGGCGATGGGCTGGGCGGTGCTGGTCGCCGGCCTGCTGCAGCTGCTGTTCCAGCTGCCGGCGCTGCGCGGCATCGACCTGCTGACCCTGCCGCGCTGGGGCTGGCGCCACCCGGACGTGCGCCGGGTGCTGACGCTGATGGTGCCGACCCTGTTCGGTTCGTCGATCGCGCAGATCAACCTGCTGCTGGACACGGTGATCGCCTCGTTCCTGTTCGCCGGCTCGCAGAGCTGGCTGTCGCAGGCAGATCGCTTCCTGGAGCTGCCGCTGGGCGTGTTCGGCGTGGCGCTGGGCACGGTGATCCTGCCGGCGCTGTCGCGGCACCACGTCAAGACCGACCATGCTGGCTTCTCCAATGCGCTGGACTGGGGCCTGCGCACCACGCTGCTGATCGCGGTGCCGGCGATGCTGGGGCTGATGCTGCTGAGCCAGCCGCTGGTGGCCACGCTGTTCCAGTACGGCAAGTTCACCGCGTTAGACACGCGCATGGCGGCGATGTCGGTGTTCGGGCTGAGTTTCGGCCTGCCCGCGTTCGCGCTGCTGAAGGTGCTGCTGCCGGCGTTCTATTCGCGCCAGGACACGCGCACCCCGGTGCGCGCCGGCGTGGTCGCGCTGGTCGCCAACATGGTGCTGAACCTGCTGTTCCTGGCGATCCTGTACCAGCTGTGGGTGCCGGCCGAGCTGCGCGCGCAGGGCGTGCGCGCGGCATTGGAGGCAGTGCCGGGCCTGCACCTGGCGCTGGGCCTGGCCAGCGCGGTGGCCAGCTACATCAACCTGTCGCTGCTGTGGCGCTGGCTGCGCCGCGCCGAGGTGTACCGGCCGCGGCCGGGCTGGGCCGGCTACCTGCTGCGGCTGGGCCTGGCCTGCACGGCAATGGCCGCGGTGCTGGCGCTGGGCCTGCACTGGCTGCCGGGCTTCACCACGATGGACAAGTGGCACCGCATCGGCAGCCTGCTGGCGCTGGTCGGCGGCGGCGGCGCGGTGTATCTGCTGGCGCTGCTGGCGCTGGGGTTCCGGCCGCGGGATTTGCGGGAGCATTAG
- a CDS encoding bifunctional riboflavin kinase/FAD synthetase yields the protein MSRLFRDVEGGTLFPQGSVVCIGAFDGLHLGHRALVRHALARARALGVPAVALSFEPLPREFFAPAAPPPRLTLARAKIEGLHALGVDSVGLLRFDLRLSSMSAQEFVQRTLVERLQAREVWIGPAFRFGHKRGGDIALLREMGAQLGFSAGEIEPVHLREERISSTRIRELLVAGEFAHAAELLGRPYAIDGRVVRGKQLGRTLGYPTANLRFNRTPALSGIYATWVHGVTEQPWPSVSSFGTRPTVQGVEPLLEAHLFDFQGDLYGRHIAVEFVAKLRDEEKFSDLAALTEQMHRDAALARRLLASAQDSPPPRADADGASRAHQPAPSRADSPMKTTDR from the coding sequence ATGAGCAGGCTGTTTAGAGACGTCGAGGGCGGGACTTTGTTCCCGCAGGGAAGCGTGGTCTGCATCGGCGCCTTCGATGGCCTGCATCTGGGCCACCGTGCGCTGGTGCGCCATGCGCTGGCGCGTGCCCGCGCGCTGGGCGTGCCGGCGGTGGCGTTGAGCTTCGAGCCGCTGCCGCGCGAGTTCTTCGCGCCGGCCGCGCCGCCGCCGCGGCTGACCCTGGCGCGGGCCAAGATCGAAGGCCTGCACGCGCTCGGCGTGGACAGCGTGGGCCTGCTGCGTTTCGACCTGCGCCTGTCGTCGATGAGCGCGCAGGAGTTCGTGCAGCGCACCCTGGTCGAGCGGCTGCAGGCGCGCGAGGTGTGGATCGGGCCGGCGTTCCGCTTCGGCCACAAGCGCGGCGGCGACATCGCGCTGCTGCGCGAGATGGGCGCGCAACTGGGCTTTTCCGCCGGCGAGATCGAGCCGGTGCACCTGCGCGAAGAACGCATTTCCAGCACCCGTATCCGCGAACTGCTGGTGGCCGGCGAATTCGCCCACGCCGCCGAACTGCTCGGCCGCCCGTACGCGATCGACGGCCGCGTGGTGCGCGGCAAACAGCTCGGGCGCACCCTCGGCTATCCCACCGCGAACCTGCGCTTCAACCGCACCCCGGCGCTGTCGGGCATCTATGCCACCTGGGTGCACGGCGTGACCGAGCAGCCGTGGCCGTCGGTGTCCAGCTTCGGCACGCGGCCAACGGTGCAGGGCGTGGAGCCGCTGCTGGAAGCGCATCTGTTCGATTTCCAGGGCGACCTGTACGGGCGCCACATCGCCGTGGAATTCGTCGCCAAGTTGCGCGACGAGGAAAAGTTCTCCGATCTGGCGGCGCTGACCGAACAGATGCACCGCGACGCCGCACTGGCCCGCCGCCTGCTCGCGTCCGCGCAGGACTCCCCACCGCCGCGCGCGGACGCCGATGGCGCCAGTCGCGCGCACCAGCCCGCGCCTTCCCGCGCGGACTCCCCCATGAAGACCACCGACCGGTAA
- a CDS encoding thioesterase family protein — MSTTPADSASPSHKPLARVPISVRWRDMDSMGHVNNAKYISYLEEARVRWLLNVEGFSMRNRIAPVVAATNVNYRRPIVWPNDVVVELFVERMGSSSITVGHRIVDQKDDSVLHSDGNVVVVWIDTQTGKSAPLPDEIRAACG; from the coding sequence ATGAGCACAACCCCCGCCGATTCCGCTTCCCCCTCGCACAAGCCGCTGGCGCGCGTGCCGATCAGCGTGCGCTGGCGCGACATGGACAGCATGGGCCACGTCAACAACGCCAAGTACATCTCCTACCTGGAGGAGGCGCGCGTGCGCTGGCTGCTGAACGTGGAGGGCTTCTCGATGCGCAACCGCATCGCCCCGGTAGTGGCCGCGACCAACGTCAACTACCGGCGCCCGATCGTGTGGCCGAACGACGTCGTGGTCGAGCTGTTCGTCGAACGCATGGGCAGCAGCAGCATCACCGTCGGCCACCGCATCGTCGACCAGAAGGACGACAGCGTGCTGCACTCCGACGGCAACGTGGTGGTGGTGTGGATCGACACCCAGACCGGCAAGAGCGCGCCGCTACCGGACGAGATCCGCGCAGCCTGCGGCTGA
- the uvrA gene encoding excinuclease ABC subunit UvrA: protein MAMDFIRIRGARTHNLKNLDLDLPRDKLIVITGLSGSGKSSLAFDTIYAEGQRRYVESLSAYARQFLSVMEKPDIDHIEGLSPAIAIEQKSTSHNPRSTVGTITEIYDYLRLLYARVGQPRCPEHGYPLEAQTVSQMVDHILTLDPEQRYMLLAPVIRERKGEHAQVFEQLRAQGFVRVRVDGELYEIDAVPALALRQKHTIEAVIDRFRPREDIKQRLAESFETALKLADGMVSVQSLDDTAAAPHLFSSKYSCPVCDYSLPELEPRLFSFNAPMGACPSCDGLGVAEFFDPERVVVHPELSLSAGAVRGWDRRNAYYFQLIASLAKHYKFDVDAPWQSLPASVRQAVLYGSGDETITFTYFTDAGGRTQRKHRFEGIIPNLERRYRETESPAVREELAKYISQRPCPECKGARLNKAARNVFVADRPLPDLVVLPIDDALRFFRQLDLPGWRGEIATKIVKEIAERLGFLVDVGLDYLTLERKADTLSGGEAQRIRLASQIGAGLVGVMYVLDEPSIGLHQRDNERLLGTLTRLRDLGNTVIVVEHDEDAIRLADYVLDIGPGAGVHGGEIVGQGTIEDLLKAPRSLTGQYLSGKRRIEIPAKRHKANPKMTLHLRGATGNNLKNVDLDIPAGLLTCVTGVSGSGKSTLINDTLFTLAANEINGASHAVAPYREIEHLDLFDKVVDIDQSPIGRTPRSNPATYTGLFTPLRELFAQVPESRARGYSPGRFSFNVRGGRCEACQGDGLIKVEMHFLPDVYVPCDVCHGKRYNRETLEILYKGFNINDVLQMTVEDALRLFEPVPTIARKLETLVDVGLSYIKLGQSATTLSGGEAQRVKLSKELSRRDTGRTLYILDEPTTGLHFHDIEALLGVLHKLRDEGNTVVVIEHNLDVIKTADWVVDLGPEGGHRGGTILATGTPEEIAAHPDSYTGQFLAKLLPVGTVAKPTKPAAMANKPDALPPRKSKAEKAAAKKAAKKTTTKKAAR from the coding sequence ATGGCGATGGATTTCATCCGCATCCGCGGCGCGCGGACGCACAACCTCAAGAACCTCGACCTCGACCTGCCGCGCGACAAGCTGATCGTGATCACCGGCCTGTCCGGCTCGGGCAAGTCGTCGCTGGCGTTCGACACCATCTACGCCGAAGGCCAGCGCCGCTACGTGGAGTCGCTTTCGGCGTACGCGCGGCAGTTCCTCAGCGTGATGGAAAAGCCCGACATCGACCACATCGAAGGCCTGTCGCCGGCGATCGCGATCGAGCAGAAGTCGACCTCGCACAACCCGCGCTCCACGGTCGGTACCATCACCGAGATCTACGACTACCTGCGCCTGCTGTACGCGCGCGTCGGCCAGCCGCGCTGCCCGGAACACGGCTATCCGCTGGAAGCGCAGACGGTCAGCCAGATGGTCGACCACATCCTGACCCTGGACCCGGAGCAGCGCTACATGCTGCTGGCGCCGGTGATCCGCGAGCGCAAGGGCGAGCACGCGCAGGTGTTCGAGCAACTGCGCGCGCAGGGCTTCGTGCGCGTGCGCGTGGACGGCGAGCTGTACGAGATCGACGCGGTGCCGGCGCTGGCGCTGCGCCAGAAGCACACCATCGAGGCGGTGATCGACCGCTTCCGCCCGCGCGAGGACATCAAGCAGCGCCTGGCCGAGAGCTTCGAGACCGCGCTGAAGCTGGCCGACGGCATGGTCTCGGTGCAGTCGCTGGACGACACCGCGGCCGCGCCGCACCTGTTCTCGTCCAAGTACAGCTGCCCGGTCTGCGACTACTCGCTGCCGGAGCTGGAGCCGCGGCTGTTCTCGTTCAACGCGCCGATGGGCGCCTGCCCGAGCTGCGACGGCCTGGGCGTGGCCGAGTTCTTCGATCCCGAGCGCGTGGTGGTGCATCCGGAGCTGTCGCTGTCGGCCGGCGCGGTGCGCGGCTGGGACCGGCGCAACGCCTACTACTTCCAGCTGATCGCCTCGCTGGCCAAGCACTACAAGTTCGACGTGGACGCGCCGTGGCAGTCGCTGCCGGCGAGCGTGCGCCAGGCGGTGCTGTACGGCAGCGGCGACGAGACCATCACCTTCACCTACTTCACCGACGCCGGCGGCCGCACCCAGCGCAAGCACCGCTTCGAGGGCATCATCCCCAACCTGGAGCGCCGCTACCGCGAGACCGAATCGCCGGCGGTGCGCGAGGAACTGGCCAAGTACATCAGCCAGCGGCCGTGCCCGGAGTGCAAGGGCGCGCGCCTGAACAAGGCCGCGCGCAACGTGTTCGTCGCCGATCGCCCGCTGCCGGACCTGGTGGTGCTGCCGATCGACGATGCGCTGCGCTTCTTCCGCCAGCTCGACCTGCCCGGTTGGCGCGGCGAGATCGCCACCAAGATCGTCAAGGAGATCGCCGAGCGGCTCGGCTTCCTGGTCGACGTCGGCCTGGATTACCTGACCCTGGAACGCAAGGCCGACACCCTGTCCGGCGGCGAGGCGCAGCGCATCCGCCTGGCCAGCCAGATCGGCGCCGGCCTGGTCGGAGTGATGTACGTGCTCGACGAACCGTCGATCGGCCTGCACCAGCGCGACAACGAGCGCCTGCTCGGCACGCTCACGCGGCTGCGCGACCTGGGCAACACGGTGATCGTGGTCGAGCACGACGAGGACGCGATCCGCCTGGCCGACTATGTGCTGGACATCGGCCCCGGCGCCGGCGTGCACGGCGGCGAGATCGTCGGCCAGGGCACGATCGAGGACCTGCTGAAGGCGCCGCGCTCGCTGACCGGCCAGTACCTGTCGGGCAAGCGCCGCATCGAGATCCCGGCCAAGCGGCACAAGGCCAACCCGAAGATGACCCTGCACCTGCGCGGGGCCACCGGCAACAACCTCAAGAACGTGGACCTGGACATCCCGGCCGGGCTGCTGACCTGCGTCACCGGCGTATCCGGCTCGGGCAAGTCGACGCTGATCAACGACACCCTGTTCACCCTGGCCGCCAACGAGATCAACGGCGCCTCGCATGCGGTGGCGCCGTACCGCGAGATCGAGCACCTGGATCTGTTCGACAAGGTGGTGGACATCGACCAGTCGCCGATCGGCCGCACCCCGCGCTCCAATCCGGCCACCTACACCGGCCTGTTCACGCCGCTGCGCGAGCTGTTCGCGCAGGTGCCCGAATCGCGCGCGCGCGGCTATTCGCCGGGCCGTTTCAGCTTCAACGTGCGCGGCGGCCGCTGCGAGGCGTGCCAGGGCGACGGCCTGATCAAGGTCGAGATGCATTTCCTGCCCGACGTGTACGTGCCCTGCGACGTGTGCCACGGCAAGCGCTACAACCGCGAGACGCTGGAGATTCTGTACAAGGGCTTCAACATCAACGACGTGCTGCAGATGACCGTCGAGGATGCGCTGCGCCTGTTCGAGCCGGTGCCGACCATCGCGCGCAAGCTGGAGACGCTGGTCGACGTCGGCCTGAGCTACATCAAGCTCGGGCAGAGCGCGACCACGCTGTCCGGCGGCGAGGCGCAGCGGGTGAAGCTGTCCAAGGAACTGTCGCGCCGCGATACCGGCCGCACCCTGTACATCCTCGACGAGCCGACCACCGGCCTGCACTTCCACGACATCGAAGCGCTGCTGGGCGTGCTGCACAAGCTGCGCGACGAGGGCAACACCGTGGTCGTGATCGAGCACAATCTGGACGTGATCAAGACCGCGGACTGGGTGGTGGACCTGGGTCCGGAAGGCGGCCATCGCGGCGGCACCATCCTGGCCACCGGCACGCCGGAGGAGATCGCCGCGCATCCGGATTCCTACACTGGCCAGTTCCTGGCCAAGCTGCTGCCCGTCGGCACCGTGGCCAAGCCGACCAAGCCGGCGGCGATGGCCAACAAGCCAGACGCGCTGCCGCCGCGCAAGAGCAAAGCCGAAAAGGCCGCCGCCAAGAAGGCGGCCAAGAAGACCACGACCAAGAAGGCCGCACGATGA
- the cgtA gene encoding Obg family GTPase CgtA — protein sequence MKLVDEAEIQVGAGNGGNGCIGFRREKFIPLGGPDGGDGGNGGSVWLVADENLNTLVDFRHQRSFRAQRGENGMGRQMYGKAGEDLVITVPVGTVVINVDTDETIGDLVAHGDKLLVAQGGKGGLGNMHFKSSVTRAPRKATPGEEGEERTLKLELKLLADVGLLGFPNAGKSTFIRAVSAATPKVADYPFTTLYPNLGVVSVEAYRSFVIADIPGLIEGAADGAGLGAQFLRHLQRTRLLLHLVDLAPMEGGVDGVAPIEQVRAIERELEKHDPELLAKPRWLVLNKADLMFEDEARTLAEQVVAELGWTQPWYLVSALGRDGTWPIMKDVMAFFDRQREDALEAAANAPDADAL from the coding sequence ATGAAGTTGGTAGACGAAGCAGAAATCCAGGTCGGTGCCGGCAATGGCGGCAACGGCTGCATCGGCTTCCGCCGCGAGAAGTTCATCCCGCTCGGTGGGCCGGACGGCGGCGATGGCGGCAACGGCGGCAGCGTGTGGCTGGTCGCCGACGAGAACCTCAACACCCTGGTCGATTTCCGCCACCAGCGTTCGTTCCGCGCGCAGCGCGGCGAGAACGGCATGGGCCGGCAGATGTACGGCAAGGCCGGCGAAGACCTGGTCATCACCGTGCCGGTCGGCACCGTGGTCATCAACGTCGACACCGACGAGACCATCGGCGACCTGGTCGCGCATGGCGACAAGCTGCTGGTCGCGCAGGGCGGCAAGGGTGGCCTGGGCAACATGCATTTCAAGAGCTCGGTGACGCGCGCGCCGCGCAAGGCGACCCCGGGCGAGGAGGGCGAGGAGCGCACGCTGAAGCTGGAGCTGAAGCTGCTCGCCGACGTCGGCCTGCTGGGTTTCCCCAACGCCGGCAAGAGCACCTTCATCCGTGCGGTGTCCGCGGCCACGCCGAAGGTCGCCGACTATCCGTTCACCACGCTGTATCCGAACCTGGGCGTGGTCAGCGTCGAGGCCTACCGCAGCTTCGTGATCGCCGACATCCCGGGCCTGATCGAGGGCGCGGCCGACGGCGCCGGCCTGGGTGCGCAGTTCCTGCGCCACCTGCAGCGCACGCGTCTGCTGCTGCACCTGGTGGATCTGGCGCCGATGGAAGGCGGCGTGGATGGCGTGGCGCCGATCGAGCAGGTGCGCGCGATCGAGCGCGAGCTGGAGAAGCACGATCCCGAGCTGCTGGCCAAGCCGCGCTGGCTGGTGCTGAACAAGGCCGACCTGATGTTCGAGGACGAGGCGCGCACGCTGGCCGAGCAGGTGGTCGCCGAGCTGGGCTGGACCCAGCCGTGGTACCTGGTGTCGGCACTGGGCCGCGACGGCACCTGGCCGATCATGAAGGACGTGATGGCGTTCTTCGATCGCCAGCGCGAGGATGCGCTGGAAGCGGCCGCCAATGCGCCCGATGCCGATGCGCTCTGA
- a CDS encoding enoyl-CoA hydratase/isomerase family protein, with the protein MTSLIQVLDHGPIRQLRLARAPVNALDTALCTELAAAIAQAQADAVHALVLSGSERIFSAGMDVPHLLGHGNDRAKLLDSWQQFFGAARALADSAIPVVAALTGHAPAGGCVLALCCDYRVMARSPEPAHPVSIGLNETQVGLVAPEGIQRLLRRVVGAHRAERLLVGGELVSAERALEIGLVDELADAELVVARAVAWLQDLLQRPRQPMLQTRAIARADLRAALADEHIQLERFVDGWQAPDTQAALHALVARLGKR; encoded by the coding sequence ATGACCTCGCTGATCCAGGTTCTCGATCACGGCCCCATCCGCCAGCTGCGCCTGGCGCGCGCGCCGGTCAACGCGCTGGACACCGCCCTGTGCACCGAACTGGCCGCGGCGATCGCGCAGGCGCAGGCCGACGCGGTGCACGCGCTGGTGCTGTCCGGCAGCGAGCGCATCTTCTCCGCCGGCATGGACGTGCCGCACCTGCTCGGGCACGGCAACGACCGCGCCAAGCTGCTCGACAGCTGGCAGCAGTTCTTCGGCGCGGCGCGCGCGCTGGCCGACAGCGCCATCCCGGTGGTGGCGGCGCTGACCGGCCATGCGCCGGCCGGCGGCTGCGTGCTGGCGCTGTGCTGCGATTACCGGGTGATGGCGCGCAGCCCGGAGCCGGCGCACCCGGTCAGCATCGGCCTCAACGAGACCCAGGTCGGCCTGGTCGCGCCGGAAGGGATCCAGCGCCTGCTGCGGCGCGTGGTCGGCGCGCACCGCGCCGAGCGGCTGCTGGTCGGCGGCGAACTGGTCAGCGCCGAACGCGCGCTGGAGATCGGCCTGGTCGACGAACTGGCCGACGCGGAACTGGTGGTCGCGCGCGCGGTGGCGTGGCTGCAGGATCTGCTGCAGCGGCCGCGGCAGCCGATGCTGCAGACCCGTGCGATCGCCCGCGCCGACCTGCGTGCGGCGCTGGCCGACGAGCACATCCAGCTCGAGCGCTTCGTCGATGGCTGGCAGGCACCGGACACCCAGGCCGCGCTGCACGCGCTGGTGGCACGGCTGGGCAAACGCTGA
- the tesB gene encoding acyl-CoA thioesterase II has protein sequence MSAKPPAPVVSELIELLSLERLEDNLFRGQSRDIGTKYVFGGQVLGQALSAAQATVDNGRRVHSLHAYFLRAGDIDHPIVYDVDRTRDGGSFSVRRVTAVQHGKVIFFCAASFQEQEDGATHQLKMPEVPQPEDIEPTPAARPEVLATLPTKVQRWLSRGGPFEFRHVYPRDELSPPKRPPFQQMWLRLSEPVGDAPELHQALLAYASDFHLLGTATFPHGISYYTPNVQMASLDHALWFHRPFRADDWLLYSLDSPSAQGSRGLARGQFFTRDGVLVASTAQEGLIRVVPEAGAAAQVPAKH, from the coding sequence TTGTCCGCCAAGCCGCCCGCCCCCGTCGTGTCCGAACTGATCGAACTGCTGTCGCTGGAACGGCTGGAGGACAACCTGTTCCGCGGCCAGAGCCGCGACATCGGCACCAAGTACGTGTTCGGCGGGCAGGTGCTGGGCCAGGCGCTGTCGGCGGCGCAGGCGACGGTGGACAACGGGCGTCGCGTGCATTCGCTGCACGCCTATTTCCTGCGCGCCGGCGACATCGACCATCCCATCGTCTACGACGTGGACCGCACCCGCGACGGCGGCAGTTTCTCGGTGCGCCGGGTCACCGCGGTCCAGCACGGCAAGGTGATCTTCTTCTGCGCCGCCTCGTTCCAGGAGCAGGAAGACGGCGCCACCCACCAGCTGAAGATGCCGGAAGTGCCGCAGCCGGAAGACATCGAGCCGACCCCGGCCGCGCGTCCGGAGGTGCTGGCGACGCTGCCGACCAAGGTGCAGCGCTGGCTCTCGCGCGGCGGCCCGTTCGAGTTCCGCCACGTGTATCCGCGCGACGAACTGAGCCCGCCCAAGCGCCCGCCGTTCCAGCAGATGTGGTTGCGCCTCAGCGAGCCGGTCGGCGACGCGCCGGAACTGCACCAGGCGCTGCTCGCCTACGCCTCGGATTTCCACCTGCTCGGCACCGCGACCTTTCCGCACGGCATCAGCTACTACACGCCGAACGTGCAGATGGCTTCGCTCGACCACGCGCTGTGGTTCCATCGCCCGTTCCGCGCCGACGACTGGCTGCTGTATTCGCTGGACAGCCCCAGCGCGCAGGGTTCGCGCGGCCTGGCGCGCGGCCAGTTCTTCACCCGCGACGGGGTGCTGGTCGCCAGCACCGCGCAGGAAGGCCTGATCCGCGTGGTGCCCGAGGCCGGCGCCGCGGCGCAGGTCCCGGCCAAGCACTGA
- the rpmA gene encoding 50S ribosomal protein L27, whose amino-acid sequence MAHKKGVGSSRNGRDSNPKYLGVKMFGGQAIEAGNIIVRQRGTQFHPGSGVGLGRDHTLFALVDGKVEFSVKGAKKRRTVSVVAEAAAVEA is encoded by the coding sequence ATGGCACACAAAAAAGGCGTAGGTTCCTCGCGCAACGGCCGCGACTCCAACCCGAAATACCTGGGCGTGAAGATGTTCGGCGGCCAGGCGATCGAGGCCGGCAACATCATCGTGCGTCAGCGCGGCACCCAGTTCCACCCGGGTTCGGGCGTCGGCCTGGGCCGTGACCACACCTTGTTCGCGCTGGTCGACGGCAAGGTCGAGTTCTCGGTGAAGGGCGCCAAGAAGCGTCGCACCGTGAGCGTGGTTGCCGAAGCGGCCGCCGTCGAGGCGTAA
- the rplU gene encoding 50S ribosomal protein L21, which produces MYAVLVTGGKQYRVAQGETLRVEKLEVEAGNEIKFDNILMLGDSDGIKLGDALKGATVTAKVVAHGRADKVRIIKFRRRKHHMKRQGHRQHYTEIEITGIAGGDKK; this is translated from the coding sequence ATGTACGCAGTACTGGTAACCGGCGGTAAGCAATACCGCGTCGCGCAGGGCGAAACGCTCCGCGTGGAAAAGCTCGAAGTCGAAGCCGGCAACGAGATCAAGTTCGACAACATCCTGATGCTGGGCGACAGCGACGGCATCAAGCTCGGTGACGCGCTGAAGGGCGCCACCGTCACCGCGAAGGTCGTGGCCCATGGCCGCGCCGACAAGGTGCGCATCATCAAGTTCCGTCGCCGCAAGCACCACATGAAGCGTCAGGGACATCGTCAGCATTACACCGAAATCGAGATCACCGGCATTGCCGGTGGCGACAAGAAGTAA
- the rpsT gene encoding 30S ribosomal protein S20 translates to MANIKSAKKRAKQTVVRNARNTAQRSMLRTAVKKVIKALDANDAAGAEAAFAVAQPILDRFSSRGLIHKNKAARHKSRLTARIKAIKTAA, encoded by the coding sequence GTGGCCAATATCAAGTCCGCCAAGAAGCGCGCCAAGCAGACCGTCGTGCGCAACGCGCGCAACACGGCTCAGCGTTCGATGCTGCGCACCGCCGTCAAGAAGGTCATCAAGGCCCTGGACGCCAACGACGCCGCCGGCGCCGAAGCCGCTTTCGCCGTTGCCCAGCCGATCCTCGACCGTTTCAGCTCGCGCGGTCTGATCCACAAGAACAAGGCTGCGCGCCACAAGAGCCGCCTGACCGCCCGCATCAAGGCGATCAAGACCGCCGCCTAA